GGGGGCGTGCGGCGGTGCTAGGCGCGCGGGCCGAAGACCCGATCCGGCGCGGCAGCCGCGCACAACAAGAAAGATTTCCGACATGGCCGACGAAGGCGACATCCTGACCGATCTTGACGCAGCGCAGAACAACGGTGCCAACGGGGCCGACAACCAGCCCGTGGCCGGCATCGTCTCGCAATATGTGAAGGACCTGTCGGTCGAAAACCCGAACGCGCCGGAATCCTTCCGCTGGGACCAGCAGCCGCAGATCGACCTGCAGTTCAACATCGCCGCGCGCCCGCTGGAAGGCGAAACGCACGAGGTGGAACTGAAGGTCAACGTGACGGCCAAGTCCGACAGGGGCAACGTGTACCTCGTCGAACTGTCCTATTGCGCCGTCGTCGGCATGCGCAACCTGCCGGAAGAACAGGGGCACATGTTCCTGTATGCCGAAGCGCCGCGCCTGCTGTTCCCCTTCGCCCGCCGGGTCCTTTCGGACGCGACTCGCGATGCCGGTTTCGCGCCGCTCGTCCTCGATCCGATCGATTTCAACGGGCTCTACGTCCAGCAGATGCAGCAGCGCCAGGCGCAGGGCGGCGATCCGGGCGCGATGTCGATCCCCGGTTCGGAAAACTGAGCCCATTTCCTGACGCGGGCCTGACGGCGTGAGCCTGCTCAAGAATGTCGGAACGATCGGCGGGCTGACCATGGTCAGCCGCGTCGCCGGCATGGCGCGCGAGATGATCTTCTCGCGCGTCCTCGGCGCCAATACGGTGACCGATGCCTGGTTCCAGGCCTTCATCATTCCCAACGTCTTTCGCCGCCTGTTCGCGGAAGGCGCCTTCTCCGCCGCCTTCGTGCCGATGTTCTCCAAGCGCCTGCACGGGGATGGCGGGATAGAGGATGCGCGCAGCTTCTCCGACGATGTGCTGAGCGTCTTTCTTCCGGTACTGATCGCGCTGTGCGCGGTGATGATGCTGGCGATGCCGTTCGTCATCCGCCTGCTGGGCGATGGCGGCGCGGCGCCTGCCGACTTCGCGATGGAAGTCGATTTCGCGCGCATCATGTTCCCCTACATCGTGCTGGTCAGCCTGGTGACGCTGTTCACCGGCATGCTCAATTCCGTCAGCCGCTTCGCGCCCGGGGCCAGCTTCCCGATCATCCTCAACCTGGTCCTGATCGCGGCGCTCCTCCTGGGCGACCACGCCATGGCCGAATGGGGCTGGACCGTCAGGCAGGTCGGCTACAGCCAGGCATGGGCCGTGACGGTAGGCGGCGCGATCCAGCTCGTCTGGCTCTATGTCTGGACGCGGGTCGAGGGCTTCCGCCCACGCCTCCTGTGGCCGCGCATCACACCCGAGGTGAAGCGCCTGTCGATCATCGCGCTGCCCGCCGCGATCGGCGGCGGCGCGTACCAGATCAACACGCTGGTGCAGCTCTACTTCCTGAACCAGCTGGAAAGCGGTTCGATCAGCTACATGAATTATGCCGACCGGCTGAACCAGCTGCCGCTGGGCATCATCGGCATCGCGCTTTCGACTGCCATCCTGCCCACACTTTCACGCTTCGTCAGCGCGAAGAACCGCGAAGGGGCGGACCGCATCCAGTCGGATGCGATCGAGCTGTCTATGCTGCTGACCATTCCCGCGGCCGTCGCCCTGGCGATCTGCGCCGTGCCCTTCGTCACCATGATCTTCCAGGGAGGCCGGTTCAGCCTCGATCAGGCCGTGGTGACGGGCGAGGTGCTGGGCGTGCTGGTCACGGGCCTGCCCGCCTATGTCCTCGTGAAAGTGCTGGTCCCCAATTTCTACGCCCGGTCCGATACAAGGACGCCGGTCTATGCCGCCTTCATATCGCTCGCGGTGTTCCTGGCCGTCTGCCTGGCGAACAACGGGCTCGCCTTCGGAGGACCGGTTTCGATCTTCGGCCAGTCGACAACACTGCCCGCGTTCGGGTTCGAAGGTGCGGGCTACGGCGTGGTGGGCATCGCGCTTGCCAGCGTGGTAGGGGCATGGATCAACGTCGCCTATCTCTACGCCGTACTGGTCAGGCGCGGCTATTACACGATCCCGCTGGGGCTCGTGGGGCGGGTCGGGCGGCAGGTGGTGGCGGCCGCGGCCATGGGCGCCGCCTTGTGGTTCGCCCGCGACTTGCTTACGGGCTGGTACGATGCCGGCCTGTTCGCGCGCGTAGGCGCCCTGCTCGCGCTTATCGGGTGTTCGGCGGTCGTCTATTTCGCCATCGCCTACGTGCTCGGCGCGATCGATCGCCAGCGCATCGTCACGCTGACCAGAAGAAGAGAGCCCTGATAAGCCATGCGCGTCGTTTCCGGCATCCAGCCGACAGGCAACCTCCACCTCGGCAATTATCTGGGCGCGATCCGCAACTGGGCGCGCATGCAGGACGAGCTTCCCGATGGCAGCGAGTGCCTGTTCTTCCTGGCGGACCTCCACGCGATCTCCATGCCGCACGATCCCGCGCAGTTGCGCAGCGCGACGCTGGAAATGGCCGCCGCGCTGGTCGCGTGCGGGATCGACCCGGACCGTTCGATCCTGTTCAACCAGGCGCAGGTTCCCCAGCACGCGGAACTGCAATGGCTGCTTAACGGCACGGCCCGGATCGGCTGGCTCAACCGGATGACGCAGTTCAAGGACAAGTCGGGCAAGAACCGCGAAGGCGCGAGCGCGGCGCTGTTCACCTATCCCGTACTGCAGGCGGCCGACGTGCTGGTCCATCAGGCGACCCACGTGCCCGTGGGCGAGGACCAGAAGCAGCACCTGGAACTGGCGCGCGACATCGCGGCCAAGTTCAACCACGATTTCGCATCGGAAGAGGAACCGGTCTTCACCCTTCCCGAGCCGATCAGCCCGCCCGATGCGGCCCGCATCATGAGCCTTCGCGACGGCTCGAAGAAGATGTCCAAGTCGGACCCCAGCGACATGAGCCGGATCAACCTCTCCGACGATCCGGACGAGGTGATGAAGAAGGTCAAGAAGGCCAAGACCGATCCCGAGCCGCTGCCGTCCGAGCGTGACGGACTGGAAGGGCGGCCCGAAGCGCTGAACCTCGTGACCATCTACGCCGCGCTGACCGATTCCAGCGTGGATGCGGTGCTTGCCGACCACGGTGGCGAAGGGTTCGGCGCGTTCAAGCCGGCGCTCGGCGAAGTGCTGGTCGAGACGCTGCGCCCCATCTCGGCCCGGTTCACCGACCTGCTGCAGGACCGGGAAGCGATCGATGCCATCCTGGCGCGCGGCGCTGCGAAGGCGCGCGAGCGGGCGGTGCCGACGCTGGAGGCGGCCTACTCGGCGCTGGGCTTCGTGCGCGGCGACGGAACGCGCTGAAACAGCGACGAATTCAAAATTCGTTCATTTTCCGTTCCTTATCTGTTACCCTAACGACTCGCGGCGTTGGTGGGAACGACCGTCAGAGCACAGCGCTTCTATCGGTACACACGGGAGGTGAGCGCCCCCGTTCCAAGGAACAGATGATGACACAGAACACACGCAACAGGGGCCGCATCGTCCGATGGGCGTCGGTTCCTCTTCTCCTCGCCAGCCTCGGTGCGTGCACCACGCCGTTCAGCGCCGATGTCTCGCGTTTCGAAAGCCAGCTCCCGGCGCCGCAGGGCCAGACCTTCGCCGTCGTGGCGGATGATCCCGATCTCGCCGGCGGGCTCGAGTTCGCGCAGTATGCGGACTTGGTCGAGGAAGAGATGAGCCGTCTCGGTTACAGGCAGGCCGGCTCGCCCGAAACGGCGAACCTGCTGGTCCGTTTCGATTACGGCGTCGATAACGGTCGCGAACGCATCCGGCAAAGCGCATTCTACGATCCGTGGTACGGTTACAGCCCCTACCGCTCGCGTTTCGGATACCCCTATCGCAGCCGCTTTCGCAGCTTCGGCGCCTGGGGCTACGGCTTCAGCGATCCCTGGCTCTATGGCGGCGGGCTCGACGCCACAACCGTCTATACCAGCGGCATCGACCTGAAGATCGACGATCGCGCGACCGGGCAGCGCCTGTTCGAAGGCAAGGCCGAGGCGGTCAGCCGCTCCAAGCGCCTGCCCTATCTCGTGCCTAACCTGGTCGAAGCGATGTTCACCGATTTCCCGGGTCGCTCCGGCGAGACAGTGCGCATCTCGATCAAGCCCGAAGACAGCTGATCGAACCACAGTATCGGACAAGCAAAGGCGGGCTGAAAGGCCCGCCTTTTTTGTTGACCAAACCGCCTTCGACTTTCACATCTTCGTCATGAGGGCGGGACTGTTTCTTACGATACTCGTGGCCGGGCTCGCGACGGCACAACCTGCCCATGCGCAGGGCGAACCGCATCATACCGACAAGTTCGGCGCGCCCGCCGGATGGATCAGCGGCGGATACGACAGGTCCTGCTACATCGAGCGCATCGGGGAGACCGACCTGCCCGACCTGGTCCTGCATTCCGAACCCGGGCTTGCGAACCAGCTGATCCTGCCCCTGTTCGATGCCGCCGGGGAGCCGTCGAATGCAGACCGGTTCGCCATCCGGATAGATGGCGACACCACACCGGTTCAGCGCAGCCCGCTCATCGCTTCGTCGGTGCTTCATGCGGTGGACGACCGGCTCGACCGCAAGTTGCGCACAGGCACCGAGCTGACGATCCTGGGTGACGGGAATGTCCTGCGCAGTATTTCCCTCAAGGGAAGTGCCGCTGCGATGCGGGCGTTCGACCGGTGCCTTGCAGCAGTAGCCGAAGGGCCCCTCCCGCCCACGATGCCGCTGCTGCAGACAATTCCCCCACCCCGGATGCTCGCCATCACGCCGCCCCCGATCGCGACAGCGCCGCCCATGCGTTTGGCGGCGGGGTACCCCGCCGTCCCCATCGACCGCGAGAGCTGGATCACGATCGACGACTATCCCGCGAGCGCGCTTCGCCAGCTGCAGGAAGGCCCGGTCGGTGTTTCGATGCAGATCGATAGCCTTGGGCGGGTGGAGCAGTGCGAAATCCGGAGTTCGAGCGGCTACGCCCAGCTGGACGACTGGACCTGTCGGATCCTCACAAGGCGCGCGACATTCGATCCCGCAACCGACGACAACGGC
This genomic interval from Qipengyuania sp. JC766 contains the following:
- the secB gene encoding protein-export chaperone SecB, with the protein product MADEGDILTDLDAAQNNGANGADNQPVAGIVSQYVKDLSVENPNAPESFRWDQQPQIDLQFNIAARPLEGETHEVELKVNVTAKSDRGNVYLVELSYCAVVGMRNLPEEQGHMFLYAEAPRLLFPFARRVLSDATRDAGFAPLVLDPIDFNGLYVQQMQQRQAQGGDPGAMSIPGSEN
- the murJ gene encoding murein biosynthesis integral membrane protein MurJ; this encodes MSLLKNVGTIGGLTMVSRVAGMAREMIFSRVLGANTVTDAWFQAFIIPNVFRRLFAEGAFSAAFVPMFSKRLHGDGGIEDARSFSDDVLSVFLPVLIALCAVMMLAMPFVIRLLGDGGAAPADFAMEVDFARIMFPYIVLVSLVTLFTGMLNSVSRFAPGASFPIILNLVLIAALLLGDHAMAEWGWTVRQVGYSQAWAVTVGGAIQLVWLYVWTRVEGFRPRLLWPRITPEVKRLSIIALPAAIGGGAYQINTLVQLYFLNQLESGSISYMNYADRLNQLPLGIIGIALSTAILPTLSRFVSAKNREGADRIQSDAIELSMLLTIPAAVALAICAVPFVTMIFQGGRFSLDQAVVTGEVLGVLVTGLPAYVLVKVLVPNFYARSDTRTPVYAAFISLAVFLAVCLANNGLAFGGPVSIFGQSTTLPAFGFEGAGYGVVGIALASVVGAWINVAYLYAVLVRRGYYTIPLGLVGRVGRQVVAAAAMGAALWFARDLLTGWYDAGLFARVGALLALIGCSAVVYFAIAYVLGAIDRQRIVTLTRRREP
- the trpS gene encoding tryptophan--tRNA ligase; translation: MRVVSGIQPTGNLHLGNYLGAIRNWARMQDELPDGSECLFFLADLHAISMPHDPAQLRSATLEMAAALVACGIDPDRSILFNQAQVPQHAELQWLLNGTARIGWLNRMTQFKDKSGKNREGASAALFTYPVLQAADVLVHQATHVPVGEDQKQHLELARDIAAKFNHDFASEEEPVFTLPEPISPPDAARIMSLRDGSKKMSKSDPSDMSRINLSDDPDEVMKKVKKAKTDPEPLPSERDGLEGRPEALNLVTIYAALTDSSVDAVLADHGGEGFGAFKPALGEVLVETLRPISARFTDLLQDREAIDAILARGAAKARERAVPTLEAAYSALGFVRGDGTR
- a CDS encoding DUF4136 domain-containing protein; translated protein: MTQNTRNRGRIVRWASVPLLLASLGACTTPFSADVSRFESQLPAPQGQTFAVVADDPDLAGGLEFAQYADLVEEEMSRLGYRQAGSPETANLLVRFDYGVDNGRERIRQSAFYDPWYGYSPYRSRFGYPYRSRFRSFGAWGYGFSDPWLYGGGLDATTVYTSGIDLKIDDRATGQRLFEGKAEAVSRSKRLPYLVPNLVEAMFTDFPGRSGETVRISIKPEDS
- a CDS encoding energy transducer TonB; this encodes MRAGLFLTILVAGLATAQPAHAQGEPHHTDKFGAPAGWISGGYDRSCYIERIGETDLPDLVLHSEPGLANQLILPLFDAAGEPSNADRFAIRIDGDTTPVQRSPLIASSVLHAVDDRLDRKLRTGTELTILGDGNVLRSISLKGSAAAMRAFDRCLAAVAEGPLPPTMPLLQTIPPPRMLAITPPPIATAPPMRLAAGYPAVPIDRESWITIDDYPASALRQLQEGPVGVSMQIDSLGRVEQCEIRSSSGYAQLDDWTCRILTRRATFDPATDDNGNPQAGSYATVVRWVLPPDILEEEDEEGEPTCGD